Proteins found in one Lycium ferocissimum isolate CSIRO_LF1 chromosome 6, AGI_CSIRO_Lferr_CH_V1, whole genome shotgun sequence genomic segment:
- the LOC132059769 gene encoding zinc finger CCCH domain-containing protein 22-like isoform X1: MDAYEATKIVLSRIQNLDPENASKIMGYILIQDQGDKEMIRLAFGPETHLISLINQAKSHLGLSSNTSSATSSRILIPNNGGVVGFPSPHSPCTTSPWSTNSSLSYAAVVNNGSIYSNNNNDQNNDDLSFLDESIISPSGRSDSLVWSNFEETPHLHRRSCSVNDVFVDDNNTSSVVGFGGWKPCMYYARGFCKNGNTCKFMHSGDSCSSPDGGSSVVVGSPSSNKVDSFDHFLRMKALQQQQQQQQRFAAASLMASGAPPHHPIAYNKCMNILNDNQSLNCRSAAAAAFMMGEEFQKFGRCRSDRNDFSAMALGGISNSSMRQIYLTFPADSTFKEEDVSNYFSMYGPVQDVRIPYQQKRMFGFVTFVYPETVKLILAKGNPHFVCDSRVLVKPYKEKGKIADKKHPIDRGEMSTCLSPSGLESREPYDLPFGGRMFYNSHEMMLRRKIEQEAELQQAIELQGRRLMNLQLLDLKNQHRNDPFPPNLSPQFHSQNSHSFVPVSNGIAQEIPAESNDTHEDTKTPPLAADEKVPQEMLPSDIDNENGSKEQTTDTDNSNLHESSMEHILPDNLFASPTKSAAEHQAAFSSDSAEGGISSPITSATSNNNIPMLPATSTLNMASLKSCYFHMPRFTSGQEAIEM, from the exons ATGGATGCATATGAAGCAACAAAGATAGTTTTATCAAGAATCCAAAATTTAGATCCAGAAAATGCATCAAAAATCATGGGTTATATTTTGATACAAGACCAAGGTGATAAAGAAATGATAAGATTAGCTTTTGGTCCTGAAACCCATTTAATTTCACTTATAAATCAAGCCAAATCTCATTTAGGACTTTCGTCAAACACTTCATCTGCAACTAGTTCAAGAATCTTGATTCCCAACAATGGTGGGGTTGTTGGTTTTCCTTCTCCACATTCACCTTGTACTACTTCACCTTGGTCTACTAATAGTTCCCTCTCTTATGCTGCTGTTGTGAATAATGGTTCTAtttatagtaataataataatgaccAAAATAATGATGACTTGTCATTTCTTGATGAATCAATTATAAGTCCAAGTGGAAGAAGTGATTCTTTAGTTTGGAGCAATTTTGAGGAAACCCCACATCTTCATAGGAGGAGTTGTTCagttaatgatgtttttgttgatgataataatactagtagTGTGGTGGGGTTTGGTGGTTGGAAACCTTGCATGTATTATGCTAGAGGGTTTTGTAAGAATGGGAATACTTGCAAGTTTATGCATAGTGGTGATTCTTGTTCTTCACCTGATGGAGGGTctagtgttgttgttggttctccTAGTAGTAATAAAGTTGACTCTTTTGATCATTTTTTAAGGATGAAAgccttacaacaacaacaacaacaacaacaaaggtTTGCTGCTGCTTCTCTTATGGCTTCTGGTGCTCCTCCTCATCATCCTATTGCTTACAACAAGTGTATGAATATCTTGAATGATAACCAAAG TCTGAATTGCAGATCAGCTGCCGCTGCAGCATTTATGATGGGAGAAGAATTCCAAAAATTTGGTAGGTGCCGCTCTGATAGAAATGATTTTTCAGCAATGGCATTAGGTGGTATTTCGAATTCAAGTATGCGACAAATTTACCTAACATTTCCTGCTGATAGCACGTTTAAGGAGGAGGATGTGTCTAATTACTTTAG tatgTATGGGCCGGTCCAAGATGTTAGAATTCCGTATCAGCAGAAGCGAATGTTTGGATTCGTTACGTTTGTCTACCCAGAAACTGTTAAGCTGATCTTGGCTAAAGGAAACCCTCATTTTGTGTGTGATTCTCGGGTACTTGTAAAGCCCTacaaggaaaagggaaaaattgcAGACAA gaAGCATCCAATTGATAGAGGAGAGATGTCTACCTGTTTAAGCCCATCAGGGCTTGAATCGAGGGAGCCATATGACCTTCCCTTTG GAGGAAGAATGTTTTATAATTCACATGAGATGATGTTGAGAAGAAAAATAGAGCAGGAGGCTGAATTACAGCAAGCCATTGAGCTTCAAGGCAGAAGGTTAATGAATTTGCAACTGCTCGACCTGAAGAATCAACATCGCAATGATCCCTTCCCACCCAACCTCTCTCCGCAGTTTCACTCTCAAAACAGTCATAGTTTTGTTCCTGTGTCGAATGGCATTGCTCAAGAAATCCCTGCAG AAAGTAATGATACCCATGAAGATACCAAGACCCCCCCTCTTGCAGCTGATGAGAAGGTGCCTCAAGAAATGCTGCCTAGCGATATTGACAACGAAAATGGCAGCAAAGAGCAGACCACCGATACCGACAACTCTAATCTTCATGAAAG CAGCATGGAGCACATCCTTCCTGATAACCTTTTTGCTTCTCCTACAAAATCAGCTGCAGAACACCAGGCTGCATTCTCCAGTGATTCAGCTGAAGGTGGCATTAGTTCGCCAATAACTAGTGCTACTTCTAACAATAATATCCCTATGCTTCCCGCAACTTCTACCCTCAACATGGCTTCTCTTAAATCATGTTACTTCCACATGCCGAG GTTTACTTCTGGGCAAGAAGCCATTGAAATGTAG
- the LOC132059769 gene encoding zinc finger CCCH domain-containing protein 53-like isoform X2, whose amino-acid sequence MDAYEATKIVLSRIQNLDPENASKIMGYILIQDQGDKEMIRLAFGPETHLISLINQAKSHLGLSSNTSSATSSRILIPNNGGVVGFPSPHSPCTTSPWSTNSSLSYAAVVNNGSIYSNNNNDQNNDDLSFLDESIISPSGRSDSLVWSNFEETPHLHRRSCSVNDVFVDDNNTSSVVGFGGWKPCMYYARGFCKNGNTCKFMHSGDSCSSPDGGSSVVVGSPSSNKVDSFDHFLRMKALQQQQQQQQRFAAASLMASGAPPHHPIAYNKCMNILNDNQSLNCRSAAAAAFMMGEEFQKFGRCRSDRNDFSAMALGGISNSSMRQIYLTFPADSTFKEEDVSNYFSMYGPVQDVRIPYQQKRMFGFVTFVYPETVKLILAKGNPHFVCDSRVLVKPYKEKGKIADKKHPIDRGEMSTCLSPSGLESREPYDLPFGGRMFYNSHEMMLRRKIEQEAELQQAIELQGRRLMNLQLLDLKNQHRNDPFPPNLSPQFHSQNSHSFVPVSNGIAQEIPAESNDTHEDTKTPPLAADEKVPQEMLPSDIDNENGSKEQTTDTDNSNLHESMEHILPDNLFASPTKSAAEHQAAFSSDSAEGGISSPITSATSNNNIPMLPATSTLNMASLKSCYFHMPRFTSGQEAIEM is encoded by the exons ATGGATGCATATGAAGCAACAAAGATAGTTTTATCAAGAATCCAAAATTTAGATCCAGAAAATGCATCAAAAATCATGGGTTATATTTTGATACAAGACCAAGGTGATAAAGAAATGATAAGATTAGCTTTTGGTCCTGAAACCCATTTAATTTCACTTATAAATCAAGCCAAATCTCATTTAGGACTTTCGTCAAACACTTCATCTGCAACTAGTTCAAGAATCTTGATTCCCAACAATGGTGGGGTTGTTGGTTTTCCTTCTCCACATTCACCTTGTACTACTTCACCTTGGTCTACTAATAGTTCCCTCTCTTATGCTGCTGTTGTGAATAATGGTTCTAtttatagtaataataataatgaccAAAATAATGATGACTTGTCATTTCTTGATGAATCAATTATAAGTCCAAGTGGAAGAAGTGATTCTTTAGTTTGGAGCAATTTTGAGGAAACCCCACATCTTCATAGGAGGAGTTGTTCagttaatgatgtttttgttgatgataataatactagtagTGTGGTGGGGTTTGGTGGTTGGAAACCTTGCATGTATTATGCTAGAGGGTTTTGTAAGAATGGGAATACTTGCAAGTTTATGCATAGTGGTGATTCTTGTTCTTCACCTGATGGAGGGTctagtgttgttgttggttctccTAGTAGTAATAAAGTTGACTCTTTTGATCATTTTTTAAGGATGAAAgccttacaacaacaacaacaacaacaacaaaggtTTGCTGCTGCTTCTCTTATGGCTTCTGGTGCTCCTCCTCATCATCCTATTGCTTACAACAAGTGTATGAATATCTTGAATGATAACCAAAG TCTGAATTGCAGATCAGCTGCCGCTGCAGCATTTATGATGGGAGAAGAATTCCAAAAATTTGGTAGGTGCCGCTCTGATAGAAATGATTTTTCAGCAATGGCATTAGGTGGTATTTCGAATTCAAGTATGCGACAAATTTACCTAACATTTCCTGCTGATAGCACGTTTAAGGAGGAGGATGTGTCTAATTACTTTAG tatgTATGGGCCGGTCCAAGATGTTAGAATTCCGTATCAGCAGAAGCGAATGTTTGGATTCGTTACGTTTGTCTACCCAGAAACTGTTAAGCTGATCTTGGCTAAAGGAAACCCTCATTTTGTGTGTGATTCTCGGGTACTTGTAAAGCCCTacaaggaaaagggaaaaattgcAGACAA gaAGCATCCAATTGATAGAGGAGAGATGTCTACCTGTTTAAGCCCATCAGGGCTTGAATCGAGGGAGCCATATGACCTTCCCTTTG GAGGAAGAATGTTTTATAATTCACATGAGATGATGTTGAGAAGAAAAATAGAGCAGGAGGCTGAATTACAGCAAGCCATTGAGCTTCAAGGCAGAAGGTTAATGAATTTGCAACTGCTCGACCTGAAGAATCAACATCGCAATGATCCCTTCCCACCCAACCTCTCTCCGCAGTTTCACTCTCAAAACAGTCATAGTTTTGTTCCTGTGTCGAATGGCATTGCTCAAGAAATCCCTGCAG AAAGTAATGATACCCATGAAGATACCAAGACCCCCCCTCTTGCAGCTGATGAGAAGGTGCCTCAAGAAATGCTGCCTAGCGATATTGACAACGAAAATGGCAGCAAAGAGCAGACCACCGATACCGACAACTCTAATCTTCATGAAAG CATGGAGCACATCCTTCCTGATAACCTTTTTGCTTCTCCTACAAAATCAGCTGCAGAACACCAGGCTGCATTCTCCAGTGATTCAGCTGAAGGTGGCATTAGTTCGCCAATAACTAGTGCTACTTCTAACAATAATATCCCTATGCTTCCCGCAACTTCTACCCTCAACATGGCTTCTCTTAAATCATGTTACTTCCACATGCCGAG GTTTACTTCTGGGCAAGAAGCCATTGAAATGTAG
- the LOC132059769 gene encoding zinc finger CCCH domain-containing protein 22-like isoform X5: MDAYEATKIVLSRIQNLDPENASKIMGYILIQDQGDKEMIRLAFGPETHLISLINQAKSHLGLSSNTSSATSSRILIPNNGGVVGFPSPHSPCTTSPWSTNSSLSYAAVVNNGSIYSNNNNDQNNDDLSFLDESIISPSGRSDSLVWSNFEETPHLHRRSCSVNDVFVDDNNTSSVVGFGGWKPCMYYARGFCKNGNTCKFMHSGDSCSSPDGGSSVVVGSPSSNKVDSFDHFLRMKALQQQQQQQQRFAAASLMASGAPPHHPIAYNKCMNILNDNQSLNCRSAAAAAFMMGEEFQKFGRCRSDRNDFSAMALGGISNSSMRQIYLTFPADSTFKEEDVSNYFSMYGPVQDVRIPYQQKRMFGFVTFVYPETVKLILAKGNPHFVCDSRVLVKPYKEKGKIADKKHPIDRGEMSTCLSPSGLESREPYDLPFGGRMFYNSHEMMLRRKIEQEAELQQAIELQGRRLMNLQLLDLKNQHRNDPFPPNLSPQFHSQNSHSFVPVSNGIAQEIPAESNDTHEDTKTPPLAADEKVPQEMLPSDIDNENGSKEQTTDTDNSNLHESSMEHILPDNLFASPTKSAAEHQAAFSSDSAEGGISSPITSATSNNNIPMLPATSTLNMASLKSCYFHMPRNV; this comes from the exons ATGGATGCATATGAAGCAACAAAGATAGTTTTATCAAGAATCCAAAATTTAGATCCAGAAAATGCATCAAAAATCATGGGTTATATTTTGATACAAGACCAAGGTGATAAAGAAATGATAAGATTAGCTTTTGGTCCTGAAACCCATTTAATTTCACTTATAAATCAAGCCAAATCTCATTTAGGACTTTCGTCAAACACTTCATCTGCAACTAGTTCAAGAATCTTGATTCCCAACAATGGTGGGGTTGTTGGTTTTCCTTCTCCACATTCACCTTGTACTACTTCACCTTGGTCTACTAATAGTTCCCTCTCTTATGCTGCTGTTGTGAATAATGGTTCTAtttatagtaataataataatgaccAAAATAATGATGACTTGTCATTTCTTGATGAATCAATTATAAGTCCAAGTGGAAGAAGTGATTCTTTAGTTTGGAGCAATTTTGAGGAAACCCCACATCTTCATAGGAGGAGTTGTTCagttaatgatgtttttgttgatgataataatactagtagTGTGGTGGGGTTTGGTGGTTGGAAACCTTGCATGTATTATGCTAGAGGGTTTTGTAAGAATGGGAATACTTGCAAGTTTATGCATAGTGGTGATTCTTGTTCTTCACCTGATGGAGGGTctagtgttgttgttggttctccTAGTAGTAATAAAGTTGACTCTTTTGATCATTTTTTAAGGATGAAAgccttacaacaacaacaacaacaacaacaaaggtTTGCTGCTGCTTCTCTTATGGCTTCTGGTGCTCCTCCTCATCATCCTATTGCTTACAACAAGTGTATGAATATCTTGAATGATAACCAAAG TCTGAATTGCAGATCAGCTGCCGCTGCAGCATTTATGATGGGAGAAGAATTCCAAAAATTTGGTAGGTGCCGCTCTGATAGAAATGATTTTTCAGCAATGGCATTAGGTGGTATTTCGAATTCAAGTATGCGACAAATTTACCTAACATTTCCTGCTGATAGCACGTTTAAGGAGGAGGATGTGTCTAATTACTTTAG tatgTATGGGCCGGTCCAAGATGTTAGAATTCCGTATCAGCAGAAGCGAATGTTTGGATTCGTTACGTTTGTCTACCCAGAAACTGTTAAGCTGATCTTGGCTAAAGGAAACCCTCATTTTGTGTGTGATTCTCGGGTACTTGTAAAGCCCTacaaggaaaagggaaaaattgcAGACAA gaAGCATCCAATTGATAGAGGAGAGATGTCTACCTGTTTAAGCCCATCAGGGCTTGAATCGAGGGAGCCATATGACCTTCCCTTTG GAGGAAGAATGTTTTATAATTCACATGAGATGATGTTGAGAAGAAAAATAGAGCAGGAGGCTGAATTACAGCAAGCCATTGAGCTTCAAGGCAGAAGGTTAATGAATTTGCAACTGCTCGACCTGAAGAATCAACATCGCAATGATCCCTTCCCACCCAACCTCTCTCCGCAGTTTCACTCTCAAAACAGTCATAGTTTTGTTCCTGTGTCGAATGGCATTGCTCAAGAAATCCCTGCAG AAAGTAATGATACCCATGAAGATACCAAGACCCCCCCTCTTGCAGCTGATGAGAAGGTGCCTCAAGAAATGCTGCCTAGCGATATTGACAACGAAAATGGCAGCAAAGAGCAGACCACCGATACCGACAACTCTAATCTTCATGAAAG CAGCATGGAGCACATCCTTCCTGATAACCTTTTTGCTTCTCCTACAAAATCAGCTGCAGAACACCAGGCTGCATTCTCCAGTGATTCAGCTGAAGGTGGCATTAGTTCGCCAATAACTAGTGCTACTTCTAACAATAATATCCCTATGCTTCCCGCAACTTCTACCCTCAACATGGCTTCTCTTAAATCATGTTACTTCCACATGCCGAG AAACGTTTGA
- the LOC132059769 gene encoding zinc finger CCCH domain-containing protein 22-like isoform X4 has product MDAYEATKIVLSRIQNLDPENASKIMGYILIQDQGDKEMIRLAFGPETHLISLINQAKSHLGLSSNTSSATSSRILIPNNGGVVGFPSPHSPCTTSPWSTNSSLSYAAVVNNGSIYSNNNNDQNNDDLSFLDESIISPSGRSDSLVWSNFEETPHLHRRSCSVNDVFVDDNNTSSVVGFGGWKPCMYYARGFCKNGNTCKFMHSGDSCSSPDGGSSVVVGSPSSNKVDSFDHFLRMKALQQQQQQQQRFAAASLMASGAPPHHPIAYNKCMNILNDNQRSAAAAAFMMGEEFQKFGRCRSDRNDFSAMALGGISNSSMRQIYLTFPADSTFKEEDVSNYFSMYGPVQDVRIPYQQKRMFGFVTFVYPETVKLILAKGNPHFVCDSRVLVKPYKEKGKIADKKHPIDRGEMSTCLSPSGLESREPYDLPFGGRMFYNSHEMMLRRKIEQEAELQQAIELQGRRLMNLQLLDLKNQHRNDPFPPNLSPQFHSQNSHSFVPVSNGIAQEIPAESNDTHEDTKTPPLAADEKVPQEMLPSDIDNENGSKEQTTDTDNSNLHESMEHILPDNLFASPTKSAAEHQAAFSSDSAEGGISSPITSATSNNNIPMLPATSTLNMASLKSCYFHMPRFTSGQEAIEM; this is encoded by the exons ATGGATGCATATGAAGCAACAAAGATAGTTTTATCAAGAATCCAAAATTTAGATCCAGAAAATGCATCAAAAATCATGGGTTATATTTTGATACAAGACCAAGGTGATAAAGAAATGATAAGATTAGCTTTTGGTCCTGAAACCCATTTAATTTCACTTATAAATCAAGCCAAATCTCATTTAGGACTTTCGTCAAACACTTCATCTGCAACTAGTTCAAGAATCTTGATTCCCAACAATGGTGGGGTTGTTGGTTTTCCTTCTCCACATTCACCTTGTACTACTTCACCTTGGTCTACTAATAGTTCCCTCTCTTATGCTGCTGTTGTGAATAATGGTTCTAtttatagtaataataataatgaccAAAATAATGATGACTTGTCATTTCTTGATGAATCAATTATAAGTCCAAGTGGAAGAAGTGATTCTTTAGTTTGGAGCAATTTTGAGGAAACCCCACATCTTCATAGGAGGAGTTGTTCagttaatgatgtttttgttgatgataataatactagtagTGTGGTGGGGTTTGGTGGTTGGAAACCTTGCATGTATTATGCTAGAGGGTTTTGTAAGAATGGGAATACTTGCAAGTTTATGCATAGTGGTGATTCTTGTTCTTCACCTGATGGAGGGTctagtgttgttgttggttctccTAGTAGTAATAAAGTTGACTCTTTTGATCATTTTTTAAGGATGAAAgccttacaacaacaacaacaacaacaacaaaggtTTGCTGCTGCTTCTCTTATGGCTTCTGGTGCTCCTCCTCATCATCCTATTGCTTACAACAAGTGTATGAATATCTTGAATGATAACCAAAG ATCAGCTGCCGCTGCAGCATTTATGATGGGAGAAGAATTCCAAAAATTTGGTAGGTGCCGCTCTGATAGAAATGATTTTTCAGCAATGGCATTAGGTGGTATTTCGAATTCAAGTATGCGACAAATTTACCTAACATTTCCTGCTGATAGCACGTTTAAGGAGGAGGATGTGTCTAATTACTTTAG tatgTATGGGCCGGTCCAAGATGTTAGAATTCCGTATCAGCAGAAGCGAATGTTTGGATTCGTTACGTTTGTCTACCCAGAAACTGTTAAGCTGATCTTGGCTAAAGGAAACCCTCATTTTGTGTGTGATTCTCGGGTACTTGTAAAGCCCTacaaggaaaagggaaaaattgcAGACAA gaAGCATCCAATTGATAGAGGAGAGATGTCTACCTGTTTAAGCCCATCAGGGCTTGAATCGAGGGAGCCATATGACCTTCCCTTTG GAGGAAGAATGTTTTATAATTCACATGAGATGATGTTGAGAAGAAAAATAGAGCAGGAGGCTGAATTACAGCAAGCCATTGAGCTTCAAGGCAGAAGGTTAATGAATTTGCAACTGCTCGACCTGAAGAATCAACATCGCAATGATCCCTTCCCACCCAACCTCTCTCCGCAGTTTCACTCTCAAAACAGTCATAGTTTTGTTCCTGTGTCGAATGGCATTGCTCAAGAAATCCCTGCAG AAAGTAATGATACCCATGAAGATACCAAGACCCCCCCTCTTGCAGCTGATGAGAAGGTGCCTCAAGAAATGCTGCCTAGCGATATTGACAACGAAAATGGCAGCAAAGAGCAGACCACCGATACCGACAACTCTAATCTTCATGAAAG CATGGAGCACATCCTTCCTGATAACCTTTTTGCTTCTCCTACAAAATCAGCTGCAGAACACCAGGCTGCATTCTCCAGTGATTCAGCTGAAGGTGGCATTAGTTCGCCAATAACTAGTGCTACTTCTAACAATAATATCCCTATGCTTCCCGCAACTTCTACCCTCAACATGGCTTCTCTTAAATCATGTTACTTCCACATGCCGAG GTTTACTTCTGGGCAAGAAGCCATTGAAATGTAG
- the LOC132059769 gene encoding zinc finger CCCH domain-containing protein 22-like isoform X3, which yields MDAYEATKIVLSRIQNLDPENASKIMGYILIQDQGDKEMIRLAFGPETHLISLINQAKSHLGLSSNTSSATSSRILIPNNGGVVGFPSPHSPCTTSPWSTNSSLSYAAVVNNGSIYSNNNNDQNNDDLSFLDESIISPSGRSDSLVWSNFEETPHLHRRSCSVNDVFVDDNNTSSVVGFGGWKPCMYYARGFCKNGNTCKFMHSGDSCSSPDGGSSVVVGSPSSNKVDSFDHFLRMKALQQQQQQQQRFAAASLMASGAPPHHPIAYNKCMNILNDNQRSAAAAAFMMGEEFQKFGRCRSDRNDFSAMALGGISNSSMRQIYLTFPADSTFKEEDVSNYFSMYGPVQDVRIPYQQKRMFGFVTFVYPETVKLILAKGNPHFVCDSRVLVKPYKEKGKIADKKHPIDRGEMSTCLSPSGLESREPYDLPFGGRMFYNSHEMMLRRKIEQEAELQQAIELQGRRLMNLQLLDLKNQHRNDPFPPNLSPQFHSQNSHSFVPVSNGIAQEIPAESNDTHEDTKTPPLAADEKVPQEMLPSDIDNENGSKEQTTDTDNSNLHESSMEHILPDNLFASPTKSAAEHQAAFSSDSAEGGISSPITSATSNNNIPMLPATSTLNMASLKSCYFHMPRFTSGQEAIEM from the exons ATGGATGCATATGAAGCAACAAAGATAGTTTTATCAAGAATCCAAAATTTAGATCCAGAAAATGCATCAAAAATCATGGGTTATATTTTGATACAAGACCAAGGTGATAAAGAAATGATAAGATTAGCTTTTGGTCCTGAAACCCATTTAATTTCACTTATAAATCAAGCCAAATCTCATTTAGGACTTTCGTCAAACACTTCATCTGCAACTAGTTCAAGAATCTTGATTCCCAACAATGGTGGGGTTGTTGGTTTTCCTTCTCCACATTCACCTTGTACTACTTCACCTTGGTCTACTAATAGTTCCCTCTCTTATGCTGCTGTTGTGAATAATGGTTCTAtttatagtaataataataatgaccAAAATAATGATGACTTGTCATTTCTTGATGAATCAATTATAAGTCCAAGTGGAAGAAGTGATTCTTTAGTTTGGAGCAATTTTGAGGAAACCCCACATCTTCATAGGAGGAGTTGTTCagttaatgatgtttttgttgatgataataatactagtagTGTGGTGGGGTTTGGTGGTTGGAAACCTTGCATGTATTATGCTAGAGGGTTTTGTAAGAATGGGAATACTTGCAAGTTTATGCATAGTGGTGATTCTTGTTCTTCACCTGATGGAGGGTctagtgttgttgttggttctccTAGTAGTAATAAAGTTGACTCTTTTGATCATTTTTTAAGGATGAAAgccttacaacaacaacaacaacaacaacaaaggtTTGCTGCTGCTTCTCTTATGGCTTCTGGTGCTCCTCCTCATCATCCTATTGCTTACAACAAGTGTATGAATATCTTGAATGATAACCAAAG ATCAGCTGCCGCTGCAGCATTTATGATGGGAGAAGAATTCCAAAAATTTGGTAGGTGCCGCTCTGATAGAAATGATTTTTCAGCAATGGCATTAGGTGGTATTTCGAATTCAAGTATGCGACAAATTTACCTAACATTTCCTGCTGATAGCACGTTTAAGGAGGAGGATGTGTCTAATTACTTTAG tatgTATGGGCCGGTCCAAGATGTTAGAATTCCGTATCAGCAGAAGCGAATGTTTGGATTCGTTACGTTTGTCTACCCAGAAACTGTTAAGCTGATCTTGGCTAAAGGAAACCCTCATTTTGTGTGTGATTCTCGGGTACTTGTAAAGCCCTacaaggaaaagggaaaaattgcAGACAA gaAGCATCCAATTGATAGAGGAGAGATGTCTACCTGTTTAAGCCCATCAGGGCTTGAATCGAGGGAGCCATATGACCTTCCCTTTG GAGGAAGAATGTTTTATAATTCACATGAGATGATGTTGAGAAGAAAAATAGAGCAGGAGGCTGAATTACAGCAAGCCATTGAGCTTCAAGGCAGAAGGTTAATGAATTTGCAACTGCTCGACCTGAAGAATCAACATCGCAATGATCCCTTCCCACCCAACCTCTCTCCGCAGTTTCACTCTCAAAACAGTCATAGTTTTGTTCCTGTGTCGAATGGCATTGCTCAAGAAATCCCTGCAG AAAGTAATGATACCCATGAAGATACCAAGACCCCCCCTCTTGCAGCTGATGAGAAGGTGCCTCAAGAAATGCTGCCTAGCGATATTGACAACGAAAATGGCAGCAAAGAGCAGACCACCGATACCGACAACTCTAATCTTCATGAAAG CAGCATGGAGCACATCCTTCCTGATAACCTTTTTGCTTCTCCTACAAAATCAGCTGCAGAACACCAGGCTGCATTCTCCAGTGATTCAGCTGAAGGTGGCATTAGTTCGCCAATAACTAGTGCTACTTCTAACAATAATATCCCTATGCTTCCCGCAACTTCTACCCTCAACATGGCTTCTCTTAAATCATGTTACTTCCACATGCCGAG GTTTACTTCTGGGCAAGAAGCCATTGAAATGTAG